One segment of Rhizobium sp. NXC14 DNA contains the following:
- a CDS encoding UbiA prenyltransferase family protein codes for MNTGSSDRSVPASGRAGWSDYIAIARLDHSTKHVFILPGIILAYLLRGVRNDDLASSVLLGLVTALCIASANYCINEWFDREFDRHHPTKSQRSAVQSAMNGRLVQLEWSVLLIVGLGCAILSSKLLFCVACLFAIQGILYNLDPIRSKDKAYLDVISESINNPIRLVIGWSMIDPTSLPPGSIILAYWFGGAFLMAAKRLSEYDEIVASHGKDLLSRYRASFAHYTQVSLTASCIAYSLFSIAFLSVFLVKYRIEYMLVLPFVVVLFTAYFVMATKPGSTAQKPEKLFREPGLIAVVMALVAAFIFTTFVDIPLLVTLTEQHYITIQ; via the coding sequence ATGAACACAGGCTCGAGTGACCGGAGCGTCCCCGCATCAGGCCGTGCCGGCTGGAGCGACTATATCGCCATTGCGCGGCTCGATCACAGCACGAAGCACGTCTTCATCCTTCCCGGCATCATCCTCGCCTATCTTCTGCGCGGGGTCAGAAACGACGACCTGGCGTCTTCGGTCCTGCTTGGCCTTGTGACCGCGCTCTGCATCGCCTCTGCGAACTACTGCATCAACGAGTGGTTCGACCGGGAGTTTGACCGGCATCATCCGACGAAATCGCAGCGGTCCGCCGTGCAAAGCGCGATGAACGGCAGGCTGGTTCAGCTTGAGTGGAGCGTGCTGCTCATCGTCGGCCTCGGCTGCGCCATCCTCTCGAGCAAACTTCTCTTCTGCGTGGCCTGTCTGTTTGCGATTCAGGGAATCCTCTACAATCTCGACCCAATCAGAAGCAAGGACAAGGCCTATCTCGACGTCATCTCGGAATCGATCAACAATCCGATCCGGCTGGTTATCGGCTGGTCGATGATCGACCCAACGAGCCTGCCGCCTGGATCGATCATTCTCGCCTACTGGTTCGGCGGCGCGTTCCTTATGGCGGCCAAGCGCTTATCGGAATATGACGAGATCGTCGCGTCCCATGGCAAAGATCTGCTGTCGCGCTACCGGGCGAGTTTCGCGCACTATACGCAGGTCTCGCTGACTGCCTCATGCATTGCCTACTCACTCTTTTCGATTGCCTTCCTGTCCGTCTTCCTGGTCAAGTATCGCATCGAGTACATGCTCGTCCTGCCCTTCGTCGTTGTCCTGTTTACAGCCTACTTCGTGATGGCCACGAAACCGGGATCTACGGCGCAGAAACCGGAAAAGCTGTTCCGCGAGCCGGGGCTGATTGCAGTCGTCATGGCCCTGGTGGCGGCCTTCATCTTCACGACGTTCGTCGACATTCCTCTTTTAGTGACCCTGACCGAGCAGCACTACATCACCATCCAATGA
- a CDS encoding acylphosphatase: MRQSRRSELRERITIIGDVKSASFVPWIRCHADKLGLSQDFLHAGADRIELEVAGPVELIDMLEVGCSLGPIDVWVDAIQRRIVYATDTPQPEQHPS; the protein is encoded by the coding sequence ATGCGACAATCACGGCGCAGCGAGTTACGCGAACGGATCACGATCATTGGCGACGTCAAATCCGCCTCGTTCGTCCCGTGGATTCGCTGTCATGCCGACAAGCTCGGTCTTTCCCAGGATTTTTTGCATGCCGGCGCGGACCGGATCGAACTTGAAGTCGCGGGACCTGTCGAACTGATCGACATGCTGGAAGTGGGATGTTCACTTGGGCCGATCGATGTCTGGGTCGACGCGATTCAGCGCAGGATTGTATATGCCACAGACACACCGCAGCCGGAACAGCACCCGAGCTGA
- a CDS encoding CopG family transcriptional regulator — MRTLVDIGDPEVKALDRLAQREKMSRAALIRKAINDFLARNNADVEAEAFGLWGDRQIDGLTYQENMRSEW; from the coding sequence ATGAGAACGTTGGTGGATATCGGCGACCCAGAAGTCAAAGCGCTGGACCGGCTGGCACAGCGGGAAAAAATGTCTAGGGCAGCGCTGATCCGAAAGGCGATCAATGACTTTCTGGCCAGGAACAATGCCGATGTTGAAGCAGAAGCGTTCGGCCTCTGGGGCGATCGACAGATCGATGGCTTGACCTATCAGGAAAACATGCGCAGCGAATGGTAA
- a CDS encoding GtrA family protein: MIFSKAIRYVFTGGLAAFVDLTMFHCMLVLGVPLILSATSSWLIAAAVNYSVTSRYVFNQAISRKRASLFLIGALVGLSINVCVTLILAQQVGFSPLWAKFFGIGTAFTFNFLINLLWVFR; the protein is encoded by the coding sequence ATGATCTTTTCCAAAGCTATTCGTTATGTGTTCACTGGGGGTCTCGCTGCATTCGTCGACCTCACGATGTTTCATTGCATGCTGGTGCTCGGCGTGCCTCTCATCCTTTCGGCGACATCGAGCTGGCTGATCGCCGCCGCCGTCAATTACAGCGTCACCAGCCGGTATGTCTTCAATCAGGCAATAAGCCGCAAGCGCGCTTCACTGTTTTTGATCGGCGCGCTCGTCGGCCTGTCCATCAATGTCTGTGTGACGCTGATTCTCGCACAACAGGTCGGGTTCTCGCCCTTATGGGCAAAGTTTTTCGGCATAGGGACGGCCTTCACCTTTAATTTCCTGATAAACCTTCTCTGGGTGTTCAGGTAA
- a CDS encoding HAD family hydrolase has product MANDINWGSIRFVVFDVDGTLYSQRRLRLRMAGELIAHAVARGSLTNLRVLRAYRSLRETIGEEEIDDFQANLMARIVARTGEPAERIEAIVSEWIGRRPLAHLASCRYDGLVELFAGLRRQNKAIGIYSDYPADEKLHRMNLSADYILAASDPGVGIQKPHPRGLQMLMQRAGVGPAQTVLIGDRPERDGLAARRAGVLPLIRSNVPREDWLTFSTYSDPVFAALRAEETSG; this is encoded by the coding sequence ATGGCGAATGATATCAACTGGGGCAGTATCCGTTTCGTCGTCTTTGACGTCGACGGAACACTTTATAGCCAGAGAAGGCTGCGCCTTAGGATGGCGGGCGAATTGATCGCTCATGCGGTGGCGCGGGGCAGCCTGACCAATCTGCGGGTGCTGCGCGCTTACCGTTCCTTGCGTGAAACCATCGGCGAGGAGGAGATCGACGATTTTCAGGCGAACCTGATGGCGCGTATCGTCGCGCGAACCGGCGAGCCCGCGGAAAGGATAGAGGCAATCGTCAGCGAATGGATCGGCCGCCGTCCGCTCGCCCATCTCGCATCCTGCCGGTATGATGGGCTGGTGGAGTTGTTTGCCGGTCTCAGACGGCAGAATAAGGCGATCGGGATCTATTCTGATTATCCTGCCGACGAGAAGCTGCACAGGATGAACTTGTCGGCCGATTACATATTGGCTGCAAGCGATCCCGGCGTCGGCATCCAAAAACCTCATCCGCGGGGCCTGCAGATGCTGATGCAGCGCGCCGGTGTCGGTCCGGCGCAAACCGTGCTGATAGGCGACAGACCGGAGCGGGACGGTCTTGCGGCGCGGCGCGCTGGTGTCCTGCCGCTCATTCGCTCCAACGTGCCGCGGGAGGACTGGCTGACCTTTTCAACCTATTCGGACCCAGTGTTCGCGGCGCTTCGGGCAGAGGAGACATCCGGATGA
- a CDS encoding WGR domain-containing protein produces the protein MNRCGSTDSQVSLDAKAGTGDSSVMLAQPYQLYIERTDATKNMARFYVLAIEPTLFGTPCLTRRWGRIGTTGQAMVHHFDKEEDAVSMFLDLLRTKRARGYRPNTRIRREPMVWSCPGSLHDPCR, from the coding sequence ATGAATCGGTGTGGGTCGACCGATTCACAAGTGTCGTTGGACGCAAAAGCCGGAACCGGCGATTCTTCCGTCATGCTCGCTCAACCCTATCAGCTCTATATCGAACGCACGGACGCGACCAAAAATATGGCGCGCTTCTACGTGCTTGCGATTGAACCGACGCTATTCGGCACGCCCTGCTTGACGCGGCGATGGGGACGCATCGGAACGACCGGCCAGGCCATGGTGCATCACTTCGACAAGGAAGAGGATGCAGTAAGCATGTTCCTTGATCTTCTTCGGACGAAACGGGCGCGCGGCTATAGACCGAACACAAGAATCCGACGTGAACCCATGGTCTGGAGCTGTCCGGGAAGCCTTCATGATCCTTGCCGGTAA
- a CDS encoding type II toxin-antitoxin system VapC family toxin — translation MVKSLFDTNVLIDYLNAVPQARGELARYREKAISIITWMEVLVGAKPEVAIGTRAFLAGFAVLAVDDAIAERAVSLRQLHRIKLPDAIIWATANVHSMLLITRNTKDFPPELPEIRVPYEI, via the coding sequence ATGGTAAAGTCTCTGTTCGACACCAATGTCTTAATCGACTATCTCAACGCAGTTCCGCAAGCGCGAGGCGAACTGGCAAGATATCGCGAGAAGGCGATTAGCATCATCACCTGGATGGAGGTTCTCGTCGGTGCCAAGCCTGAGGTTGCGATCGGAACGCGCGCTTTCCTGGCGGGCTTTGCAGTCCTCGCTGTCGATGACGCCATAGCCGAACGAGCAGTATCTCTGCGACAACTTCATCGTATCAAGCTTCCCGATGCCATAATCTGGGCAACGGCCAATGTTCACTCGATGTTGCTGATTACACGAAACACAAAGGATTTCCCTCCCGAATTGCCCGAAATACGAGTGCCTTACGAAATCTGA
- a CDS encoding zincin-like metallopeptidase domain-containing protein: MSTQQSNQRSDIYSRITAKIIADLEQGVRPWTRPWTTKDATAEVSRPLRHNGQPYTGINVLLLWSEAIARGFASSTWMTFRQAKELGAAVRKGETGTTVVFASSFVRAETTETGAEIERDIPFLKTYTVFNTDQITGLDGRAECIEPVQDPMSRIGNAGRFFANTGALIRHGGSAAYYAAARDYIQMPHLDAFRDDASYVAILSHEMTHWTAAPRRLDRDLSRYAKDRSERAREELIAELGSCFLCADLGIVPELEPRPDHASYIDGWLKVLGYDKRAIFSAAAHAQRAVDYLHDLQPDLNEEEAA, from the coding sequence ATGAGCACGCAGCAATCCAATCAACGATCCGATATTTACAGCCGCATCACCGCCAAGATCATTGCCGATCTCGAACAGGGCGTACGGCCATGGACCAGGCCCTGGACGACGAAAGATGCGACAGCCGAGGTCAGCCGGCCACTGCGCCATAACGGCCAACCATACACCGGCATCAATGTTCTGCTCCTCTGGTCGGAAGCCATCGCCCGCGGCTTTGCGTCATCGACGTGGATGACGTTTCGCCAGGCAAAGGAGCTCGGCGCTGCCGTCCGCAAGGGCGAAACCGGCACAACCGTTGTCTTCGCCAGTTCTTTTGTCCGCGCCGAGACGACAGAGACAGGCGCGGAGATCGAGCGGGATATCCCGTTCCTCAAAACCTACACGGTATTCAATACCGATCAGATCACCGGTCTCGATGGGCGGGCCGAGTGCATTGAGCCCGTCCAGGATCCGATGAGCCGCATCGGCAATGCCGGCCGCTTCTTTGCCAACACGGGCGCACTGATACGGCACGGAGGATCGGCCGCCTATTATGCTGCTGCCCGGGACTACATCCAGATGCCACACCTGGATGCCTTCCGCGACGATGCCTCCTATGTCGCCATCTTGAGCCACGAGATGACGCACTGGACCGCGGCACCCCGAAGGCTTGACCGTGATCTCAGCCGGTACGCCAAGGACCGGAGCGAACGAGCCCGCGAAGAACTCATTGCCGAACTCGGCAGCTGCTTTCTTTGCGCCGATCTCGGCATCGTTCCGGAGCTCGAACCACGCCCCGATCACGCCAGCTATATCGATGGCTGGCTCAAGGTTCTCGGCTACGATAAGCGGGCCATCTTTTCAGCGGCAGCTCATGCGCAGCGGGCCGTCGATTACCTGCATGACCTGCAGCCGGACCTCAACGAGGAGGAGGCGGCGTAA
- a CDS encoding DUF736 family protein, translating to MATTIATLTQKTDGSLEGIFATIRVNAPIAIVPNASKASDDAPDYRIIHRKTGFEIGAAWNRIARQTGEEYLSVKLEAPEIGVIFGNVAQAPGGDPGKKVILWNSPN from the coding sequence ATGGCAACCACCATCGCAACCCTGACGCAGAAGACCGACGGCAGCCTTGAAGGCATCTTTGCCACCATCCGGGTCAACGCCCCGATCGCCATCGTTCCCAACGCCAGCAAGGCGAGCGACGACGCACCCGACTACCGCATCATCCACCGCAAGACCGGCTTCGAAATAGGGGCGGCGTGGAACCGCATTGCCCGCCAGACCGGCGAGGAATATCTCTCCGTCAAGCTGGAGGCCCCTGAGATCGGCGTGATCTTCGGCAACGTCGCCCAGGCTCCTGGCGGTGATCCCGGCAAGAAAGTCATCCTCTGGAACAGCCCGAACTGA
- the traA gene encoding Ti-type conjugative transfer relaxase TraA — translation MISRGAGRSIVSAAAYRHRARMMDEQAGTSFSYRGGSRELVHEELALPEQIPAWLRAAIDGQSVAGASEALWNAVDAFETRADGQLARELIIALPEELTRAENIALVREFVRDSFTSKGMVADWVYHDKDGNPHIHLMTTLRPLTEEGFGAKKVPVLGEDRKPLRVVTPDRPNGKIVYKVWAGDKETLKAWKIAWAETANRHLALAGHEIRLDGRSYAEQGLDGIAQKHLGPEKAALARKGRELYFAPADLARRQEMADRLLAEPELLLKQLGNERSTFDEKDIAKALHRYVDDPADFTNIRARLMASDELVMLKPQQLDAETGKASEPAVFTTRAMLRIEYDMARSARVLLEQAGFGVPARQVDAAIERVETGDPQKPFKLDAEQVDAIRHVTGDSGIAAVVGLAGAGKSTLLAAARLAWESQGRRVIGAALAGKAAEGLEDSSGIKSRTLAAWELAWANGRDTLHRGDVLVIDEAGMVSSQQMARVLDIVEAAGAKVVLVGDAMQLQPIQAGAAFRAISERIGFAELAGVRRQREEWAREASRLFARGEIEKGLDVYARHGHLAEARTRAETIERIVADWSQARREAIGRSVSEGRDGRLRGDELLVLAHTNDDVGKLNEALRQVMAGDGALSDSRTFQTARGAREFAAGDRIIFLENARFLEPRASSYGPQYVKNGMLGTVISTGDKRGEALMSVRLDNGHKVVFSEDSYRNVDHGYAATIHKAQGTTVERTLVLATGMMDQHLTYVAMTRHRDRVDLYAAREDFEPRPEWGRKPRVDHAAGVTGELVETGEAKFRPDDEDADDSPYADVRTDDGTVHRLWGVSLPKALEEGGIAEGDTVTLRKDGVERVKVQIAVIDEETGQKRYEEREVDRNVWTARQIETAEARQDRIERESHRPDLFKPLVERLSRSGAKTTTLDFESEAGYRAHAEDFARRRGFDHLSLAAAEIEGDISRRFAWIAAKREQVEKLWERASMALGFAIERERRVSYSDERTESHPTEPQPPSGANAGKTHSLIPPTTDFARSLNEDARLAQLSSPAWKDRETLLRPVLEKIYRDPDGALVALNARASEAGAEPRRLADDLAASPDRLGRLRGSELIVDGRAERQERNVALAAVTELLPMARAHATEFRRNAERFEIREQARRAHMSLSVPALSEGAMARLMEIETVRNRGGDDAYKTAFALAAKDRTVVQEIKAVSEALSARFGWSAFTAKADAVAERNMAERLPDDLVAGEGEKLTHLFEAVKRFAEEQHLAERQDRSKIVAAASAVPDPEQDKGGGKENVTVLPMLAAVTEFKTAVDDEARTRTLSAPLYRQQRAALANAARTIWRDPAGAVGKIEELLAKGFAADRIAAAVSNDPAAYGALRGSGRLMDKMLASGRERKEAAQAVPEAASRLRSLGATYANLFDAERQGITDERRRMGVSIPGLSKAAEEALMRLTTEARNKSRQQNASAAPLDPDIRREFAVVSKALDERFGRNAIIRGDKDLINHVPEAQRQAFAAMQERLKVLQQAVRAESSQQILAERRHRAVNRGRGIDL, via the coding sequence GTGATCAGCAGGGGAGCGGGGCGCAGCATCGTCTCGGCCGCCGCCTATCGTCATCGCGCCCGGATGATGGACGAACAGGCCGGAACGTCCTTCAGCTATCGTGGTGGGTCGCGGGAGCTGGTGCATGAGGAGCTGGCGCTGCCGGAGCAGATCCCGGCCTGGCTGAGGGCGGCGATCGACGGCCAGTCCGTTGCCGGCGCCAGTGAGGCGCTCTGGAACGCCGTCGATGCTTTCGAGACCAGAGCCGATGGGCAACTCGCCCGCGAGCTGATCATCGCACTGCCGGAGGAATTGACGCGAGCGGAGAACATCGCGCTTGTCCGGGAGTTCGTCCGCGACAGCTTCACCTCGAAGGGAATGGTGGCCGACTGGGTCTATCATGACAAGGACGGCAATCCGCATATCCACCTGATGACGACGCTGAGGCCTCTGACGGAGGAGGGGTTCGGAGCAAAGAAGGTCCCTGTTCTGGGCGAAGACCGCAAGCCGCTGCGTGTCGTCACGCCTGATCGACCGAATGGCAAGATCGTCTATAAGGTGTGGGCAGGCGACAAGGAAACCTTGAAGGCGTGGAAGATCGCCTGGGCGGAGACGGCCAACCGGCACCTGGCGCTTGCCGGTCATGAGATCCGGCTCGACGGCCGCTCCTATGCCGAACAGGGCCTCGACGGTATCGCGCAAAAACATCTCGGGCCGGAGAAGGCAGCCCTCGCGCGCAAGGGCAGGGAGCTTTACTTCGCGCCGGCCGATCTCGCCCGCCGGCAAGAGATGGCCGACCGGCTGCTGGCGGAGCCGGAGCTTTTGCTGAAGCAGCTCGGCAATGAGCGCTCGACCTTCGACGAGAAGGATATCGCCAAAGCGCTGCACCGCTATGTCGACGATCCAGCAGACTTCACCAATATCCGCGCCCGGCTGATGGCGTCGGATGAACTGGTGATGTTGAAGCCGCAGCAGCTTGACGCTGAGACCGGCAAGGCGTCGGAACCGGCAGTCTTCACCACACGGGCGATGCTGCGCATCGAATACGACATGGCGCGTTCGGCGCGGGTTCTGTTGGAGCAAGCAGGCTTCGGCGTTCCGGCTCGGCAGGTCGATGCGGCGATCGAGCGCGTCGAGACCGGCGATCCACAAAAGCCGTTCAAGCTCGACGCGGAACAGGTCGATGCGATCCGTCATGTCACCGGCGACAGCGGTATTGCGGCTGTTGTCGGCCTTGCCGGCGCCGGCAAATCGACGCTGCTGGCGGCAGCCCGCCTTGCCTGGGAAAGCCAGGGGCGCCGGGTGATCGGTGCCGCCCTTGCAGGCAAGGCGGCGGAAGGCTTGGAAGACAGTTCCGGCATCAAGTCGCGCACCCTCGCCGCCTGGGAACTGGCCTGGGCGAATGGGCGCGACACACTCCATCGCGGTGATGTGCTCGTCATCGATGAAGCCGGCATGGTGTCATCCCAGCAGATGGCCCGTGTGCTTGACATCGTCGAGGCGGCGGGCGCGAAAGTCGTTCTCGTCGGCGACGCCATGCAGCTACAGCCGATCCAGGCGGGTGCAGCCTTTCGGGCGATCAGCGAACGCATCGGTTTTGCCGAGCTTGCCGGCGTGCGCCGCCAGCGTGAAGAATGGGCGCGTGAGGCCTCGCGGCTCTTTGCCCGCGGCGAGATCGAGAAAGGGCTCGACGTTTATGCCCGGCATGGTCACCTTGCCGAGGCGCGCACGCGCGCGGAAACGATCGAGCGGATTGTTGCCGACTGGAGCCAGGCGCGTAGAGAGGCAATCGGTCGATCCGTTTCCGAGGGCAGGGATGGTCGGCTGCGCGGGGACGAACTGCTCGTGCTTGCCCACACCAATGACGATGTCGGCAAGCTGAACGAGGCGCTGCGTCAGGTGATGGCAGGCGATGGTGCGCTTTCCGACAGCCGCACCTTCCAGACGGCACGCGGGGCGCGGGAGTTCGCCGCAGGCGATCGCATCATCTTTTTGGAGAACGCCCGCTTTCTCGAGCCGCGGGCCAGCAGTTATGGTCCGCAATACGTCAAGAACGGCATGCTCGGCACGGTCATCTCCACCGGCGACAAACGCGGCGAAGCGCTGATGTCGGTTCGTCTCGACAACGGCCATAAAGTCGTCTTCAGCGAAGACAGCTATCGCAATGTCGATCACGGCTATGCCGCAACGATCCACAAAGCCCAGGGTACCACCGTCGAGCGCACCTTGGTGCTTGCCACCGGCATGATGGACCAACACCTGACCTATGTAGCGATGACGAGGCATCGCGATCGCGTCGATCTTTATGCGGCAAGGGAGGATTTTGAGCCAAGACCGGAATGGGGACGCAAACCGCGTGTCGATCATGCCGCCGGCGTGACCGGCGAGCTTGTCGAAACCGGAGAGGCCAAATTCCGGCCTGATGATGAGGATGCCGACGACAGCCCCTATGCCGATGTCAGGACCGACGATGGAACCGTCCATCGGCTGTGGGGCGTGAGCCTGCCGAAGGCGCTCGAAGAGGGTGGCATCGCAGAAGGCGACACCGTCACACTGCGCAAGGACGGCGTGGAACGGGTCAAGGTCCAGATTGCCGTTATCGATGAAGAGACCGGTCAGAAGCGTTACGAGGAGCGGGAGGTCGACCGCAACGTCTGGACGGCCAGGCAGATCGAAACCGCCGAAGCGCGCCAGGACCGCATCGAGCGGGAAAGTCATCGGCCGGATCTGTTCAAGCCGCTCGTCGAGCGGTTGTCGCGCTCCGGCGCCAAGACGACGACGCTCGATTTTGAGAGCGAGGCCGGTTATCGGGCTCATGCGGAAGACTTCGCCCGCCGCCGCGGGTTCGATCATCTCTCGCTGGCTGCGGCCGAGATTGAGGGGGACATCTCACGGCGCTTTGCGTGGATTGCCGCAAAGCGCGAGCAGGTGGAAAAGCTCTGGGAACGGGCAAGCATGGCGCTCGGCTTTGCAATCGAGCGGGAACGGCGCGTCTCCTATAGCGACGAGCGAACCGAATCCCACCCAACTGAACCCCAGCCCCCCTCGGGCGCGAACGCCGGCAAAACCCATTCTCTGATCCCGCCGACCACCGACTTCGCCAGAAGCCTCAATGAGGATGCGCGGCTGGCGCAATTGTCATCCCCGGCGTGGAAGGATCGGGAAACCCTCCTGCGACCGGTGCTGGAGAAGATCTATCGCGATCCGGATGGCGCACTTGTCGCCCTGAATGCGCGTGCTTCAGAGGCCGGCGCCGAACCCCGCAGGCTCGCCGACGATCTTGCCGCGAGCCCCGATCGGCTTGGCCGCCTGCGCGGCTCCGAGCTCATCGTCGACGGACGCGCAGAGCGCCAGGAGCGGAATGTCGCCTTGGCGGCTGTGACGGAATTGCTTCCCATGGCCCGCGCCCATGCGACCGAGTTCCGCAGGAACGCCGAACGCTTCGAGATCCGTGAGCAGGCGCGTCGCGCGCATATGTCATTGTCGGTCCCGGCACTCTCCGAAGGCGCCATGGCGCGTCTCATGGAGATCGAGACGGTGCGCAACAGGGGCGGCGACGATGCTTATAAGACAGCCTTTGCGCTTGCCGCGAAGGACCGCACGGTCGTGCAAGAGATCAAGGCGGTCAGCGAAGCGCTGTCGGCCCGCTTCGGCTGGAGCGCCTTCACCGCAAAGGCGGATGCGGTCGCCGAGCGCAACATGGCCGAGCGTTTGCCGGATGATCTGGTGGCCGGCGAGGGCGAGAAGCTGACCCACCTGTTCGAAGCCGTCAAACGTTTTGCCGAGGAGCAGCATCTGGCCGAGCGCCAGGACCGTTCAAAGATCGTCGCGGCGGCCAGTGCCGTTCCGGACCCGGAGCAAGACAAGGGGGGAGGCAAGGAGAATGTGACCGTGCTGCCCATGCTTGCCGCCGTCACCGAGTTTAAGACAGCAGTCGACGACGAGGCGCGAACGCGAACTCTCTCCGCTCCCCTTTACCGTCAGCAGCGTGCGGCACTGGCCAACGCGGCAAGAACGATCTGGCGCGATCCGGCAGGCGCTGTCGGCAAGATCGAGGAACTGCTTGCCAAAGGCTTTGCTGCCGATCGCATCGCCGCTGCGGTGAGCAATGATCCGGCCGCCTATGGCGCTTTGCGCGGCTCGGGCCGTCTGATGGACAAGATGCTGGCTTCCGGCCGGGAGCGCAAAGAGGCGGCGCAGGCCGTGCCCGAGGCAGCCAGCCGGCTGCGCTCTCTCGGGGCAACCTATGCCAATCTCTTCGATGCAGAACGACAGGGCATCACCGACGAACGCCGACGCATGGGGGTTTCCATTCCTGGCCTGTCGAAGGCGGCGGAAGAGGCGCTCATGCGTCTCACCACTGAGGCGAGGAACAAAAGCCGTCAGCAAAACGCATCGGCGGCTCCTCTCGATCCGGACATCCGCCGGGAGTTCGCCGTCGTCAGCAAAGCGCTTGACGAGCGCTTCGGGCGCAACGCCATCATCCGTGGCGACAAGGATCTCATCAACCATGTGCCAGAGGCGCAGCGCCAAGCTTTTGCGGCGATGCAGGAAAGGTTAAAGGTCCTGCAGCAGGCAGTCCGCGCGGAAAGCAGTCAGCAGATCCTCGCCGAAAGGCGTCACCGGGCGGTCAACCGCGGCCGGGGAATCGATCTCTAA
- a CDS encoding Rieske (2Fe-2S) protein: MPSDTAGSWMPVALSADLPPATVIPAWTSAGSIALWRSQSGRVSASSDRCPHRGMRLSHGFVRGEALSCIYHGWSYSPAGGCVRIPAHPDLVPPETIRVAVQRVEESDGIVWVSVGEPAILPPRLDRFAPIRSLTLDAGIAAIEAAAEGKLDADGLIHVAECPWVRLLPAAQIACTLIHVLVEQDRNVADRITASRIAEALRRRAEKRQKDAA; the protein is encoded by the coding sequence ATGCCTTCCGATACGGCCGGCTCCTGGATGCCTGTCGCGCTTTCTGCCGATCTGCCGCCGGCAACCGTCATACCGGCCTGGACATCGGCAGGATCAATCGCTCTCTGGCGCAGCCAGTCCGGGCGCGTATCGGCCTCGTCCGACCGCTGCCCGCATCGCGGCATGCGATTGTCTCACGGCTTCGTGCGGGGCGAGGCCCTCTCATGCATCTATCACGGCTGGAGCTATTCTCCGGCGGGAGGATGTGTTCGCATTCCGGCTCATCCCGACCTTGTACCGCCGGAAACGATTCGCGTGGCGGTCCAGCGGGTCGAAGAATCAGATGGCATCGTCTGGGTGTCAGTCGGCGAGCCGGCAATACTGCCGCCACGCCTGGATCGTTTCGCGCCAATACGCTCGCTAACGCTGGACGCCGGCATAGCGGCAATCGAAGCGGCAGCCGAAGGCAAACTCGATGCGGACGGGTTGATCCACGTCGCCGAATGTCCGTGGGTCCGGCTGTTGCCGGCGGCGCAGATCGCATGCACCCTCATACACGTCCTGGTCGAACAGGATCGCAACGTCGCAGATCGGATTACGGCATCCCGCATTGCCGAAGCCCTGCGCCGCCGGGCGGAGAAACGCCAGAAGGATGCCGCATGA